Genomic DNA from uncultured Desulfuromusa sp.:
CCGGTACAGTTTTGAAACAGTACAATCTGTGCTTATTGAGAAATGTTACTTTTGAATCTGTTACGGTTCAGAATAAATATGTAGCATATTCAATATAACAAAAACAAGAATTGGAGGCAGTCATGATGAGAAAATCTCTACTGGTCAGCAAACCTGCAGCAATCTATTTTGATAGTAGTAAATGGAACGTCAGGCAATTTGCCCGGACCTGTTTATCCTTGATACACAAGTGGCACCAAAATGCAAAAACCAGAAAGCAACTTGCAAATATGCCTTCCTATCTGCTGCACGATATCGGCTTAACGAAGTCAGAAGTTTATCATGAAATACAAAAGAAATTCTGGCAGTAATTTTTTTTGATTAACGGCCCTTATGACCTTCCATTGAGCTATTCATTGATTCAGGGCATATCCAGGCAGGGTGGTTGATCGGGGTTGCTGTGAAAGGT
This window encodes:
- a CDS encoding DUF1127 domain-containing protein; translated protein: MMRKSLLVSKPAAIYFDSSKWNVRQFARTCLSLIHKWHQNAKTRKQLANMPSYLLHDIGLTKSEVYHEIQKKFWQ